In a genomic window of Vigna angularis cultivar LongXiaoDou No.4 chromosome 6, ASM1680809v1, whole genome shotgun sequence:
- the LOC108321926 gene encoding uncharacterized protein LOC108321926 has product MADVGRAIKARKLSPKLLGPYYEILRLIGLVAYETTHVLEVDDIQVREDLTIEVGHVRVLDVQTKNLRGKEIRTVKVLWDKESQEMTWELEEYMRKEYRIGRLIALNFRGRKFLE; this is encoded by the exons ATGGCAGATGTGGGTAGAGCTATCAAGGCAAGGAAGTTGTCACCTAAGTTGCTCGGTCCTTATTATGAGATCCTTAGGCTGATTGGATTAGTAGCGTATGAG ACAACTCATGTGCTAGAGGTTGATGATATACAAGTTCGTGAAGATCTCACAATCGAAGTTGGGCATGTCAGAGTGCTGGATGTACAAACAAAGAATCTTCGGGGAAAGGAGATTCGCACGGTGAAGGTGTTGTGGGACAAGGAATCCCAAGAGATGACATGGGAGCTTGAAGAGTATATGAGGAAAGAATACCGCATTGGTCGCTTAATAGCCttaaattttcgaggacgaaaatttttggaGTAG
- the LOC108321925 gene encoding uncharacterized protein LOC108321925, translated as MEIIAMTRNTSGASTSNATHPTEWSLESFLQHHPAKFNGKCLPDEADQWLRDMERIYDTKRCLNDNRLAFTEYLLTGEASHWWTSVKMILTDAQSPISWEVFRTKFYEEYFPDSVRFAKEVEFLQLVQGGISVSEYTNKLKHLVRFNTMATSKEWQCRKFENGLRSELKLLISSLCIKSFPTMVERAKVLEKNVAEVEHQKKQQQVVRGPVSDNG; from the coding sequence ATGGAAATCATTGCCATGACAAGGAACACGTCCGGAGCGTCAACTTCCAACGCTACTCATCCGACCGagtggagcttggagagtttcctTCAACATCACCCAGCCAAGTTCAATGGGAAGTGCCTCCCTGATGAGGCCGATCAGTGGCTACGTGATATGGAGCGGATCTATGACACCAAGAGGTGTCTGAATGATAACAGATTGGCGTTTACGGAGTATCTACTTACTGGGGAGGCTAGTCATTGGTGGACTAGCGTGAAGATGATATTGACGGACGCTCAAAGTCCCATCTCTTGGGAAGTTTTCAGGACCAAGTTTTATGAGGAGTACTTTCCAGATAGCGTACGTTTCGCTAAGGAGGTGGAGTTTCTCCAGTTGGTACAAGGTGGTATATCGGTTTCTGAGTACACCAACAAGTTGAAGCACCTGGTTCGTTTCAACACCATGGCTACGAGCAAGGAGTGGCAATGCCGGAAGTTTGAGAATGGGCTTAGAAGCGAATTGAAGTTGTTGATCTCCAGCTTGTGCATCAAGTCTTTTCCCACCATGGTTGAGAGAGCCAAAGTATTAGAGAAGAACGTGGCAGAGGTGGAACACCAGAAGAAGCAACAACAGGTGGTGAGGGGACCGGTatctgataacggttga